The Chanos chanos chromosome 6, fChaCha1.1, whole genome shotgun sequence genome includes a region encoding these proteins:
- the LOC115814955 gene encoding olfactory receptor 52E8-like: MNATTFEIIVVFTAYQSIGSAKNGVTVVIFLGYIAAVLASIVLMFIIYSESSLHKPMYIYLFNLVCVGLTGSTSIWPKVMLNLINQAQTSSYDNCLLQMFLIYVYGAGTFVVLTVMAYDRYVSICKPLQYHTIMTHYRVKQLLVVSNLVPVFLVAVQVFLTSRIPVCKYSLPRLFCDNLSVSNLSCGNSSIRFLSNLYGIFVIVSLVVLPLCLILLSYAKIISVSLRVSKDAKRKAISTCTPHLVVFINFSAASLFTVVYNRISSYIPSEMNIFVAFQIVLIPPLLHPVIYGIRTKEIRKCFSKTLRRRMSPFAIFHLNSKLQSFAVKGGAAAVPGHDAASWDNLDGTPVEIGECPGVHAEPPQSPEEEEPLSRCLHDHTCVV, translated from the exons ATGAATGCTACTACGTTTGAAATAATTGTGGTTTTTACAGCTTATCAATCAATTGGTTCAGCAAAAAATGGGGTCACAGTTGTTATTTTCTTAGGATATATTGCCGCTGTTTTAGCAAgtattgttttgatgtttattaTTTACTCAGAATCAAGTCTCCATAAGCCAATGTATATATACTTATTCAATCTGGTATGCGTTGGACTAACTGGGAGCACATCAATTTGGCCAAAAGTTATGCTAAACCTTATAAATCAGGCACAGACAAGTTCGTATGACAATTGTcttcttcaaatgtttttgatCTATGTCTATGGTGCTGGCACCTTTGTGGTTCTAACAGTCATGGCCTATGATAGGTATGTGTCTATCTGTAAACCTCTGCAGTATCACACAATCATGACACATTATAGAGTTAAGCAACTGTTAGTAGTAAGCAATCTTGTCCCAGTTTTCCTTGTGGCAGTTCAAGTATTTCTGACCTCAAGAATCCCTGTATGCAAATACTCTCTTCCTAGGCTATTTTGTGACAATCTTTCAGTTTCCAATCTCTCATGTGGAAATAGCAGTATACGATTTTTAAGCAATCTGTATggtatttttgttattgtgtcTTTAGTTGTGTTGCCTCTATGTCTCATTTTGCTGTCTTATGCCAAAATTATCTCTGTAAGTCTCCGTGTGTCAAAAGATGCAAAGAGGAAAGCAATTAGTACATGCACTCCTCATCTAGTTGTATTTATAAACTTTTCTGCTGCAAGTCTTTTTACGGTCGTATATAATAGAATCAGTTCTTATATACCAAGTGAGATGAATATATTTGTGGCATTTCAGATAGTTTTAATACCCCCACTCCTGCATCCGGTAATCTATGGAATTAGAACCAAAGAAATCAGAAAGTGTTTTTCAAAGACATTGAGAAGAAGAATGTCTCCCTTTGccattttccatttaaattcCAAATTACAA AGCTTTGCGGTCAAGGGCGGTGCAGCTGCTGTACCAGGCCACGATGCTGCCAGTTGGGATAATCTTGATGGTACACCTGTAGAAATTGGTGAGTGTCCTGGAGTCCATGCTGAACCTCCTCAGTCACCGGAGGAAGAAGAGCCACTGTCTCGCTGCCTTCATGACCACAcctgtgtggtgtga
- the LOC115814957 gene encoding olfactory receptor 52E8-like produces MNGTAFEVTLIFTAYQSIGSAKNGVTVVIFLVYAATIFANVVLMFIICSESSLHKPMYIYLFNLVCIGLAGSTSVWPKVMLNLVNDHQTSSFSGCLLEVFLIFFYAASTYVVLTVMAYDRYVSICKPLQYHTIMTKYRVKQLLAGSNLVPVFLVAVQVFLTSRIPVCKYTLPKLFCDNLSIYHLSCETSSVRLLGNVYGIFLTGCFVVLPLCLILLSYAKIISVSLLVSKDARKKAFSTCAPHLIVFINFSAVSVFTVVYNRFSSYIPSEMNIFVAFQIVLIPPLLHPVIYGIRTEEIRKCFTKMMRRRFPLTIFHLNSKLQATKSFVQ; encoded by the coding sequence ATGAATGGTACTGCATTTGAAGTAACCTTGATTTTTACAGCATATCAGTCGATTGGTTCAGCTAAAAACGGAGTCACTGTTGTCATTTTCTTAGTATATGCTGCCACAATTTTTGCAAATGTTGTTCTGATGTTTATTATTTGCTCAGAATCAAGCCTTCATAAGccaatgtatatatatttattcaaccTGGTATGCATTGGACTAGCTGGAAGCACCTCAGTTTGGCCAAAGGTTATGTTAAACCTTGTTAATGACCATCAGACAAGTTCATTCAGTGGTTGTCTTCTTGAAGtgtttttgatctttttttatgCTGCAAGCACATATGTGGTTCTAACAGTCATGGCCTATGATAggtatgtatctatctgtaaACCACTACAGTATCACACAATCATGACAAAATATAGAGTTAAGCAACTGTTAGCAGGTAGCAATCTTGTCCCAGTTTTCCTTGTGGCAGTTCAGGTATTTCTGACCTCAAGAATCCCTGTATGTAAATATACTCTTCCGAAACTATTTTGTGATAATCTCTCAATTTATCACCTTTCATGTGAAACAAGTAGTGTAAGGCTTTTAGGTAATGTGTATGGTATTTTTCTGACtggatgttttgttgtgttgccTCTATGTCTTATTCTACTTTCTTATGCCAAAATTATCTCTGTAAGCCTCCTCGTATCAAAAGATGCACGAAAGAAAGCATTTAGTACATGTGCTCCCCATCTGATTGTATTCATAAACTTTTCTGCTGTAAGTGTTTTTACGGTGGTATATAATAGATTCAGTAGTTATATACCAAGTGAGATGAACATATTTGTGGCATTTCAGATAGTTTTAATACCTCCCCTCCTACATCCAGTGATCTATGGAATCAGAACTGAAGAAATCAGAAAGTGTTTTACAAAGATGATGAGAAGAAGGTTTCCCTTGACCATATTCCATTTAAATTCCAAATTACAAGCAACAAAAAGTTTTGTGCAGTAA
- the LOC115814958 gene encoding olfactory receptor 52E4-like has product MNDTAFRVTLVFTAYQSIGSAKTGLAVFILLVYTTTFLANIVLMFIICLESSLHKPMYIYLFNLVCIGLTGSTSVWPQVIMNLVNDHQTSSYNGCLLQVFLIYVYGTGTFVVLTVMAYDRYVSICKPLQYHLIMTQCRVKQLLAVSNLVPIILVAVQVFMTSRIPVCKYTLHRLCCDNLSVYSLSCAKSSASSLNNLYGIFVVGFVVVLPLCLILFSYAKIITVSFHVSKDAQKKAFSTCTPHLIVFINFSLASLFAVIYNRISSFLSSEVNIFVTLQIMLVPPLLHPVIYGIRTKEIRKGNIKSEITLA; this is encoded by the exons atgaaTGATACTGCATTTAGAGTAACCTTGGTGTTTACAGCATATCAATCAATTGGTTCAGCTAAAACTGGACTTgcagttttcattcttttagtATATACCACAACATTTTTAGCAAACATTGTTTTGATGTTCATTATTTGCTTAGAATCAAGTCTTCATAAGccaatgtatatatatttattcaatttGGTATGCATTGGGCTGACTGGAAGCACTTCAGTTTGGCCACAGGTCATAATGAACCTTGTTAATGACCATCAGACAAGCTCTTATAATGGTTGTCTTCTTCAAGTGTTTTTAATCTATGTCTATGGTACTGGCACCTTTGTGGTTCTAACAGTCATGGCCTATGATAGGTATGTTTCTATCTGTAAACCACTGCAGTATCACTTAATCATGACACAATGCAGAGTTAAACAACTATTAGCAGTAAGCAATCTTGTCCCAATTATCCTTGTTGCAGTTCAAGTATTTATGACCTCAAGAATCCCTGTATGCAAATACACTCTTCATAGACTGTGTTGTGATAATCTCTCGGTCTACAGCCTGTCATGTGCAAAAAGTAGTGCAAGCTCTCTGAACAATCTGTATGGCATTTTTGTTGTTGGATTTGTGGTTGTGTTGCCTCTAtgtcttattttgttttcctaTGCTAAAATTATCACTGTAAGCTTCCATGTATCTAAAGATGCGCAGAAGAAAGCATTTAGTACATGCACTCCCCATTTGATTGTATTCATAAACTTTTCCCTTGCAAGTCTTTTCGCAGTCATATATAATCGAATCAGTTCTTTTTTATCAAGTGAGGTAAATATATTTGTGACATTACAGATAATGTTAGTACCCCCTCTCCTGCATCCAGTAATTTATGGAAtcagaacaaaagaaatcagaaa GGGGAACATCAAATCTGAAATAACCCTTGCTTAA